The following coding sequences are from one Salinicoccus sp. Bachu38 window:
- a CDS encoding pyridoxal phosphate-dependent aminotransferase — protein sequence MIHMDRNTSPIPPLSDAVIAEVVKETNIHEYPSDEITRFKQLYADYYGIDSRTIEVANGSDEWIQKAIMTLGQNGVMTLAPDFVMYHEYAAQVDVPVYTVPCNEDFQFDFDQVVRAIEEKRPSLFLISVPHNPTGQMFADSELKALADAMEDVGGYLVLDEAYFEFAHAYTRPEGDHVLIIRTLSKMFGIAGLRVGIAIAEGKTFGKITRLNHPYPVNSLSLNLASRIFSEKPALDAFVRYQLDSKAQLAESFSQVSDKINIIESNTNFVFTYGRHARSLGAYLLQNGYQPRMYDAAPLGDVVRYSVIRPEDYGQLNQLIKEWSNQYDQEGKSNKGDEDLHITR from the coding sequence ATGATCCACATGGACCGCAATACAAGTCCGATCCCCCCGCTCAGCGACGCGGTGATCGCAGAAGTCGTCAAAGAAACGAACATCCATGAGTATCCAAGTGATGAAATCACACGCTTCAAACAGCTGTATGCCGACTACTACGGCATAGACAGCAGGACGATTGAAGTCGCCAACGGCTCGGATGAATGGATCCAGAAGGCCATCATGACGCTCGGGCAGAATGGTGTCATGACACTCGCTCCGGATTTCGTCATGTACCATGAATATGCCGCCCAGGTGGATGTGCCCGTATATACCGTTCCCTGCAATGAAGATTTCCAGTTCGACTTTGACCAGGTCGTCCGGGCGATTGAAGAGAAACGGCCTTCCCTGTTCCTGATCTCGGTACCGCACAACCCGACCGGACAGATGTTTGCAGACAGCGAACTGAAGGCGCTCGCCGATGCCATGGAGGACGTGGGCGGCTACCTCGTCCTCGATGAGGCGTACTTTGAATTCGCACACGCCTACACGCGGCCGGAAGGGGACCATGTCCTCATCATCCGGACACTGAGCAAGATGTTCGGCATCGCCGGCCTCAGGGTCGGCATCGCCATTGCGGAAGGGAAGACATTCGGGAAGATCACCCGGCTCAACCACCCCTACCCGGTGAATTCACTGTCATTGAACCTGGCCAGCAGAATATTTTCGGAGAAGCCGGCGCTCGATGCGTTCGTACGCTACCAGCTCGACTCGAAAGCACAGCTTGCCGAGTCGTTCAGCCAGGTATCTGATAAAATAAACATCATCGAATCCAATACGAACTTCGTCTTCACCTATGGCAGGCATGCACGTTCGCTCGGTGCCTACCTTCTCCAGAATGGCTACCAGCCGAGGATGTATGACGCCGCACCGCTCGGGGATGTCGTCAGATACTCGGTGATCCGGCCGGAGGATTACGGCCAGCTCAATCAATTAATCAAAGAATGGAGCAATCAATATGATCAAGAAGGAAAGAGCAACAAAGGAGACGAAGATCTCCATATCACTCGATGA
- the hisB gene encoding imidazoleglycerol-phosphate dehydratase HisB, with protein sequence MIKKERATKETKISISLDEEKSFRESSISTGVGFFDHMLTLFSFHSGLYLNVEADGDLEVDAHHTVEDVGIILGQMLRELYVEKASYQRYGTTYIPMDESLARVVLDLSGRPHLNFQANFSKETVGTFDTELVMEFFNAVSMNSRMTLHVDLLKGGNTHHEIEAIFKAFARSLKAALAPSDAGIPSSKGVIE encoded by the coding sequence ATGATCAAGAAGGAAAGAGCAACAAAGGAGACGAAGATCTCCATATCACTCGATGAGGAAAAATCATTCAGGGAGTCCTCCATCTCGACGGGAGTGGGCTTCTTCGACCATATGCTCACACTGTTCAGCTTCCACTCCGGGCTCTACCTGAATGTGGAGGCGGACGGCGACCTCGAAGTCGACGCCCACCATACTGTCGAAGATGTCGGCATCATCCTGGGCCAGATGCTCCGCGAACTCTATGTGGAGAAAGCATCCTACCAGCGCTACGGCACGACATACATCCCGATGGATGAATCCCTTGCGCGCGTGGTGCTCGACCTCTCCGGCCGGCCGCACCTGAACTTCCAGGCGAACTTCTCGAAGGAGACGGTCGGCACGTTCGACACCGAACTGGTCATGGAATTCTTCAATGCGGTCAGCATGAACAGCCGCATGACGCTCCATGTCGACCTGCTCAAGGGCGGCAACACCCACCATGAGATCGAAGCAATCTTCAAGGCGTTTGCCCGCAGTCTGAAGGCGGCACTCGCACCGAGTGACGCCGGCATCCCCTCTTCGAAGGGTGTCATCGAATGA
- the hisH gene encoding imidazole glycerol phosphate synthase subunit HisH, whose amino-acid sequence MIGIIDYSLGNIQNIKNALEKLGYDYILSSKYEDLADCDTILLPGVGHFGNAMETITRLGIREDLLKLAETKRFIGICLGMQLLFEESEEGNARGLGLLTGRITRMETPHPVPHLGWNTLESPSPVLDGKDVYFVHSFMATGTDATIATAEYGVTVPAVVRKEDIIGIQFHPEKSGDIGVEILKQAIEGGI is encoded by the coding sequence ATGATCGGCATCATCGACTACTCACTCGGCAACATACAGAACATAAAGAATGCACTCGAGAAACTTGGATATGACTATATCCTTTCAAGCAAATATGAAGATCTGGCGGACTGTGACACCATCCTGCTGCCGGGCGTCGGCCACTTCGGCAACGCAATGGAGACCATCACCCGCCTCGGCATCAGGGAGGACCTGCTGAAGCTGGCCGAGACGAAGCGGTTCATCGGCATCTGCCTCGGCATGCAGCTCCTGTTCGAAGAAAGCGAGGAGGGCAATGCCCGGGGCCTTGGGCTGCTTACAGGCAGAATCACCAGGATGGAGACGCCCCACCCTGTACCGCATCTCGGCTGGAACACGCTGGAGAGTCCGTCCCCCGTACTTGATGGCAAGGATGTCTATTTCGTACACAGCTTCATGGCGACCGGGACGGACGCCACCATCGCTACGGCAGAATACGGCGTGACGGTGCCCGCCGTCGTCAGAAAAGAGGATATCATCGGCATCCAGTTCCACCCGGAAAAATCCGGTGATATCGGCGTGGAAATATTGAAGCAGGCCATTGAAGGAGGCATATAG